Part of the Anopheles gambiae chromosome 3, idAnoGambNW_F1_1, whole genome shotgun sequence genome is shown below.
CAACATCCTTTTGTGCCGCGTCATCGCCAAACGCATACACCAACACCACGATTGCCGTCCAGCCGGCACCTACACAACCGCAGGAACTGGTGGGAACCGATCCGTTATCATCACCGCTTCAAGCTGCACCTCGTGAGCCATTCACAGATAGGATCTGGATCCGCCTATCCCGCTTATCAACGGCCGTCACTGTGGAACAAGTGGTCGCTTCTGTAAAGCGTCGCTTAGCCACCAATGACGTTATAGCGTGTTGCCTGCTGAGAAGAGGGGTTAGTGTGGACAGCATGAATTGGCTTGCATTCAAATTGAGAGTTCCGGCTATCCTTCGAGATGCGGCACTCACACCATCCACCTGGCCCGTTGGTATCGGTGTACGTGAGTTTTTTCAATCCCGTCAACACGACCACCAAACCTCATCTCCTATAGCCACCCGAAACCGCTTTACAACACGCACACCAGCTACTAGTACTGATCACCGCTACACCCGCGCACACCAACAACGACTCACCGTTTAGCCGCACGCACGTCTACTCCACCTGGTCCtgaaacaacatcatcacaacAGTGTCACCCCCCGGTGAATGATACCTTGGAAGCACCCAACTCAACACTTGTTTCTGGACCGCCCCAAAACTACCGTGCTTCATCTCCGCACCTACACCAGTCTACAATCGATCGCTTTTTTCTCAACTAGACGAAGTTCCGCTCATTGCACGCAACAAACACGCCAAGCCTCATGCTCTGACAACGCAGCTCAATTGACTTACCGTATACCCGCTTTATCCAACTGCCACAATGACAACGCTACCGCTGAGCATTTAAGCTGCTATTATCAAAACGTTAGAGGTTTGcgtactaaaacaaaagaatttcaCTTAGCTGTATCGGAGGCTGACTTCTATCTCATCGCCCTCACGGAAACTTGGCTTGTTGACAACATTCCATCTGCTCTTCtcttcaacaacaacttctCTGTGTACCGCTGTGATCGCTCTCTCAGCGGCTCTAGCtctcgcggtggtggtgttttgctaGCCGTTTCTAACGCATACGAGTCGATAGAATTACCTTCCCATGATCGTTCTCTCGAGTATATTTGTGTGCGCGTCGCCTGCAATAACGCACATCTGTACGTCATGGTAGTTGTTACAGTTCACACAgagagcaaataaaaaccaactTGCTAGTTTGGTGGTTAACTATGAACTGCTTTATTACTAAACATGGCATAGGCTACTATGCCTAGGAAGTGAAATATTGCTGAGGCAAAATCCCACTGTTAGGTAGTCATAGTAGTCATAGCCTACtacatctccccctttttaGTAAAGGTCGTATGATGAGAGCCATTGAGGGATTCTCGGTGTTCGTACGGAACGACGTAGTAAGCTTCCGATGGATTTGGATGCGACGGATTCAGATGCGATAGATTCGGCTATGACGGATTCGGATGCGATGGATTCCGATGCTGATGCAGATGGTTGTTCATTGGTTGTTGGCGGGTTGAAATCGGTTGACGGATTTTCAAAAACAGGTATATCAGCTGGCACCGTAGAGTTCAAATTAATAGCAACATGATTGCCAGCTGGTTTCACTGGAGCAGTAGTACCAACTTCTTCTAATAAAACTTCCCATggaagttgttgttgttcttgccCAGGGGTTTCGGAACCGTAGCGAGAACGCATTTGGTTGACATGCGATCTAACCAGCTTCTGTCTTCCATGCAAGTCAAGCGACACGACATAGTGAACGGATCCTTTTGGTTCAATGACTCGACCAGGAACCCACGACTTTTTGTTGTGTACGTGTTGTTCAACATACACCAAGTCATTCTCTACAAATGATCGTTTGACCGCTCCATGCCGTTTGTTGaattgttctttttgtttgtggttAACGGCTGCAGTCGGAGGATATGGTTTCCTCAACAAATCCAACGTAGTGCGCATCGTTCTTTTTAAAAACGCTTCGGCTGGAGACGTTCCCTTAGGTGTATTCCGGTTGGGTGTTGATCGGTACACTGAAAGAAACGTCTGTAGATGCTGTAATGATGGTGATTCCCCCTTACCTAACTTCTTAAGGCCGCGTTTGAGGGAATCCACGAAACGTTCAGCTTGGCCATTCGACTGCGGGTGGTATGGAGCAGTACGAATATGGTTGATGCCATTCTCACTGCAAAACTGTTGAAACTGTCCGCTCGTAAACTGCGTTCCGTTATCTGAGACTAGCGTGTCTGGATTGCCGTAACGGGAAAATGTTTCACGAAGCAGGTCCAAAGTTGTTGTCGTGGTGATGGATCTAGTGCGAAAAATTTCGGGCCACTTAGAGTAGGCATCCACAATCACGAAATAGTGATGTCCATCGATTGGGCCAGCGAAATCGACGTGTACTCGTTGCCACGGCCGGTCCGGAAGAGGCCATGATTCCAGGGTTGCTTTCATCGGAGCCTTCGCTGCTTCAGCACATGCATCGCACTGACGAACGAATTGCGCCACATCGTCGTCAACATTCGGCCAGTAAATGTAGCTGCGAGCCAGAGACTTCATCCAGAGCTCCATTCCTGGGTGCCCACGATGTAGCTGGCGGACGATTCGCTTTCGGAATTTTGATGGAACGACGATTCGATCGCCGAACATGACGCAGTTATCGACGACTTGAAGTCCCTCACGTCTGACAAAGAACTTCTTCACATCAGGATCGGTGATTAGCTTTACGCTTGCTGGCCATCCTTCATTGATGTAACTAATCACTTGCTGCAGAACAGCATCCTTACGTGTCTCAGCCACAATCATCTGATGTGTGACTGGCAGATTGTTGATGGAGTCTTCGAGAATCGCCTTTGCTTCGGATTCGACATAGACGGCAGCTATGACGTAATCCTCATCTGGTCTGCGCTGTGATGACATCAGCCGGGACAGGAAGTCTGCGTAGCCGAAATTCATCGTCGAGATGTGCTTGATCTCGAAGTCATACAGGAGAAGTGTCAAAGCCCATCGTTGCAGACGATTGGCTGTGTAAACTGGTATTCCTTTTTTCGAGCCGAAAACTTTGAGTAGCGGTTGATGATCGGTTTCGAGAGTGAAATGCCGTCCGTACAGCATCTTATGGAAACGGGTGACAGCGAATATCAACGCCAATGCTTCCTTTTCCACTTGGCCGTAGTTCATTTCCGCTGCCGTCAGTGAGCGAGAAGCATGTGCGATTGCCTTCACCTCACCGGTGGGGAAACGATGCATGACGACAGCGCCTAGACCATACTTCGATGCGTCTGCCGCGACGATGATCTCCTTAGATGGGTCATAGTGAGTAAGCAGCAGGTCGGAGAGTAAAATGGTCTTGAACTGCTCAAAAGATTTCTGACACTCTTTTGTCCAGTTCCAGCGAGCATCCTTTTTCAGCAGGTCATCCAGGGGAGCCCTGAGGTGCTTCATCTGTGGAACGAATCGACCATAATAGTTGATAGCTCCGAGGTAGGAGCGAAGTTGCTTCACGTCCTTCGGGGGTGGCATCTTGGCAATGGCTTCTGTTTTGGACGGGTCAGGCCGAATACCGTCCTTGTCGACGATCAATCCAAGGAAACCGATCTGGGGAAGCGCGAAACGACATTTTTCAAGGCGTAAATGGAAACCATACTCACGGACGCGTTCGAGAACAGCATAGAGGATACGGTCGTGCTCCTCTTTGGTGCGGCCAGCAATGAAGATATCATCAAGGTAAGGTTTCACTCCAGAGATGCCAGCCACCATGCTGTCAATAATGCGTTGGAAAGCACCAGGTGCCGACTTGACTCCGGGAGGAAGTCGGTTGTACTGGAAAAGGCCGCGATGTGTGTTCACGGTAAGTAGCTTGCGCGATTCCACCTCGACCTCAACTTGTAGATAGGCGTCTGATAAGTCAAGGTGTGTGAAATAGCGTGCCCCAGCCAGCTCCGCGAAAAGATCGTCAGGATGAGGTAGAGGATGACGGTCACATTCCAGCGCGTTGTTCAGCCCCGTAGAATAATCACCGCACACACGGACCGAAACATTGTCCGACTTCCGTACGACGACTATTGGTGCTGCCCAGTCCGAGAATTGAACTGGAGAAATTATACCGTTTGTTTCGAGCCTTTCGAGTTCCGCATCTACTTTGGGTACTTTGGGGTATCTACTCTACTTTGGGGTCAGTCCACAGACAAATCGGAGAGCTTTGAATTGATCCGACGTGAGCTTGGAAAGTTGAAACGCTTCACAGTGTTTGTTGACCATGGCAGCATACGAAGTAAAATCATCCGCGTCACTCTTGGCGTACTGCAGGCACTGGTAACGGGAGTGAAAAACCGACTTCTGGCGACCAAACAACTTCTTCAGTTTTGTAACGGTCTCATCCAGAGAGAAATCGCGAGGATGCTTTGGCAGAATAGTGTTCACGTACTTATCGTGCAGAGGGGTGCTTAATTTGCGTAGAAGCAATCTCACACGGGCGGCATCGTCGAGAGAATGACCATCCTGAATGAAGACGTCTTCGTATCTAGCGTACCATGCATCAAAGAAAACTCCTGCGTCCGGATCGTACAGGAAATCTTGGATTCCATTTGCCAACGACTCGATTGTCTTCTCGCTTCCGCTAGCCGCCGTCGAAAAAGTTCGATTTGCTAAATTttcgatctgctgctgctgcttcgcgaCGAGATTCGTGAGTTGGACGATGGCGTTTCGCAGATCCTCTTGGGACATTTTCGTTATTTGATGATTTCGCTAAAAAGACCTTCGAAATGCTTCTGAACTTTTCCTCGTCGCCAAATGTTACAGTTCACACAgagagcaaataaaaaccaactTGCTAGTTTGGTGGTTAACTATGAACTGCCTTATTACTAAACATGGCATAGGCTACTATGCCTAGGAAGTGAAATATTGCTGAGGCATAATCCCACTGTTAGGTAGTCATAGTGATTAGCTTCACGCTTGCTGGCCATCCTTCATTGATGTAACTAATCACTTGCTGCAGAACAGCATCCTTACGTGTCTCAGCCACAATCATCTGATGTGTGACTGGCAGATTGTTGATGGAGTCTTCGAGAATCGCCTTTGCTTCGGATTCGACATAGACGGCAGCTATGACGTAATCCTCATCTGGTCTGCGCTGTGATGACATCAGCCGGGACAGGAAGTCTGCGTAGCCGAAATTCATCGTCGAGATGTGCTTGATCCCGAAGTCATACAGGAGAAGTGTCAAAGCCCATCGTTGCAGACGATTGGCTGTGTAAACTGGTATTCCTTTTTTCGAGCCGAAAACTTTGAGTAGCGGTTGATGATCGGTTTCGAGAGTGAAATGCCGTCCGTACAGCATCTTATGGAAACGGGTGACAGCGAATATCAACGCCAATGCTTCCTTTTCCACTTGGCCGTAGTTCATTTCCGCTGCCGTTAGTGAGCGAGAAGCATGTGCGATTGCCTTCACCTCACCGGTGGGGAAACGATGCATGACGACAGCGCCTAGACCATACTTCGATGCGTCTGCCGCGACGATGATCTCCTTAGATGGGTCATAGTGAGTAAGCAGCAGGTCGGAGAGTAAAATGGTCTTGAACTGCTCAAAAGATTTCTGACACTCTTTTGTCCAGTTCCAGCGAGCATCCTTTTTCAGCAGGTCATCCAGGGGAGCCCTGAGGTGCTTCATCTGTGGAACGAATCGACCATAATAGTTGATAGCTCCGAGGTAGGAGCGAAGTTGCTTCACGTCCTTCGGGGGTGGCATCTTGGCAATGGCTTCTGTTTTGGACGGGTCAGGCCGAATACCGTCCTTGTCGACGATCAATCCAAGGAAACCGATCTGGGGAAGCGCGAAACGACATTTTTCAAGGCGTAAATGGAAACCATACTCACGGACGCGTTCGAGAACAGCATAGAGGATACGGTCGTGCTCCTCTTTGGTGCGGCCAGCAATGAAGATATCATCAAGGTAAGGTTTCACTCCAGAGATGCCAGCCACCATGCTGTCAATAATGCGTTGGAAAGCACCAGGTGCCGACTTGACTCCGGGAGGAAGTCGGTTGTACTGGAAAAGGCCGCGATGTGTGTTCACGGTAAGTAGCTTGCGCGATTCCACCTCGACCTCAACTTGTAGATAGGCGTCTGATAAGTCAAGGTGTGTGAAATAGCGTGCCCCAGCCAGCTCCGCGAAAAGATCGTCAGGATGAGGTAGAGGATGACGGTCACATTCCAGCGCGTTGTTCAGCCCCGTAGAATAATCACCGCACACACGGACCGAAACATTGTCCGACTTCCGTACGACGACTATTGGTGCTGCCCAGTCCGAGAATTGAACTGGAGAAATTATACCGTTTGTTTCGAGCCTTTCGAGTTCCGCATCTACTTTGGGTACTTTGGGGTATCTACTCTACTTTGGGGTCAGTCCACAGACAAATCGGAGAGCTTTGAATTGATCCGACGTGAGCTTGGAAAGTTGAAACGCTTCACAGTGTTTGTTGACCATGGCAGCATACGAAGTAAAATCATCCGCGTCACTCTTGGCGTACTGCAGGCACTGGTAACGGGAGTGAAAAACCGACTTCTGGCGACCAAACAACTTCTTCAGTTTTGTAACGGTCTCATCCAGAGAGAAATCGCGAGGATGCTTTGGCAGAATAGTGTTCACGTACTTATCGTGCAGAGGGGTGCTTAATTTGCGTAGAAGCAATCTCACACGGGCGGCATCGTCGAGAGAATGACCATCCTGAATGAAGACGTCTTCGTATCTAGCGTACCATGCATCAAAGAAAACTCCTGCGTCCGGATCGTACAGGAAATCTTGGATTCCATTTGCCAACGACTCGATTGTCTTCTCGCTTCCGCTAGCCGCCGTCGAAAAAGTTCGATTTGCTAAATTttcgatctgctgctgctgcttcgcgaCGAGATTCGTGAGTTGGACGATGGCGTTTCGCAGATCCTCTTGGGACATTTTCGTTATTTGATGATTTCGCTAAAAAGACCTTCGAAATGCTTCTGAACTTTTCCTCGTCGCCAAATGTTACAGTTCACACAgagagcaaataaaaaccaactTGCTAGTTTGGTGGTTAACTATGAACTGCTTTATTACTAAACATGGCATAGGCTACTATGCCTAGGAAGTGAAATATTGCTGAGGCAAAATCCCACTGTTAGGTAGTCATAGTAGTCATAGCCTACTACAGTAGTATACATTCCCCAAGCGGCATCGCTGAGAGAGAATTAAGCTTTTCCCGTTGTTTCCCCCCCTGACATACCCACgaacggtgtgtttgtttctacgcGATGCGTTattctctgttgttgttgttgcttttaacACTGTTACCACAAGAGCTTGAAGCAAGAAGCGTTTCACGCCATCACCGTCTCACCCAGACTTTGGTGTTGTGATGCGTTTATTTGTACCCCCGCCCCTATGTTCTTCTTACCCGTACCGCGCACCCCATACATTCTGACTTAGAATTCAAAGCAAAGCGAGATGGTCTAACTGAATTTGGAAAAGATGGGTGATGGATGTTTCATAACGATTCAGAtcacatattttaaaacaaaattaacagaAACTTGTACTaaaatttgatgaaaaaattaaaggtTTCCGCCATCGGTAtaatgatataaaaataattatattaacAACTTATATGTATAacatattatatatatatatatatatatatatagatatatatatatatatataaacatatgtatatatatgtatatatatgtgtatatatatatatatatatatatatatatatatatatatatatatatatatatatatatatatatatatatatatatatatatatatatatatatatatatatatatatatatatatatatatatatatatatatacatatatatatatatatatatatatatatatatatatatatatatatatatatatatatatatatatatatatatatatataaatatataacccggtctcgtagtacagtcgtcaactcgtacgacttaacaacatgcccgtcatgggttcaatccccaaatagaccgcgccgccatacgtaggactgactatcctgctatgggggggaatcaattagtcactgaaagccacaaagcccacaagtgggtacaggcaggccttgaccgacatcggttgttgagccaaagaagaagaagaaggtatatatatatatatactggTCTATCGCAGCTTAATGAATCGCAGAAGAGAACACCACTGAGCAGTCACCCTCCTGCCAAATTGCGCAGAGTTTTACCAGCGAAGAGATTATTCTCCGAGTTGGTCAGTGCTACAAACACTTCACCTGCTATCTCGCTTGTCgccaaaagaacaacaaacatcaataacaacaatatCAACAATAACATAGCCGTACCGTCACTAGCTGAGCACAACAATATTAACATCACAAATAACATCACTTCTCGCCAGCCAATTGCTATTTATGGCACGGATAACGATTCTCCAAACCTTCCAACCGTTCAAAACCGCTTTGTACCCAAAATGTGGCTTCATTTAGCTAACATTGCTCCTGGCACTTCCTGTGAACAAGTCGTGGAATCTGTGAAACGACGGCTGGCCACAACCGACGTCATTGCATTTAGCTTGATGGGCAAAAATTTCGACACTACTTTGGCTAGACCGATGTCGTTTAAGGTTCGCATCCCGGCTCACCTTCGTGAAACTGCGTTATCGTCCTCGGTTTGGCCTTctaatctacgtgtacgtgaATTTATACTACGTGATAACCGTCCAGCATCATCCCATCCTTTGGCTTGTCTCACACCGATGAATGCACATGAAACCCCACTTCAAAGCATCAATGCAGTGCCTATCGATAATATTCCGAAACCGGCAGAGCAAACCATCAATGAAAAGCCAAATAGTTCATCACCTAGTAATGTACAACCAATAGTGCACAATATGGAGCATTCACCTATCCCAGCTGATCGTACGGCTCAAAACAATGACGTTCATCACGAACACAGCTCATGAAGCTTACGCACACAAGAAGCATCAGCCAGTCGCTATTCGCACACTAACACTTCATGTAATGACCACGCACGCACTAACACAGCAACTCActtgaaaatgttttcagttcgcgatattaaaaatatttcacatgcCAAACCGACTGACACTGCTTTGAAACCATGTGATATACATTTTCACTACCAAAATGTTAGAGGACTACGTACCAAACTCACAGAATTTGGATTGAACACATTGGACGCTAAATATCAGATAATAATACTCACCGAAACCTGGCTTGACAATTCAATTCCATCATCGCTACTGTTTGACCCGGGCTATTCGGTGTATAGATGTGATCGTAGCTTGTCTAATAGTATGCATACTCGTGGTGGTGGCGCACTGATCGCATGCTCATCCTTATTGAACACCCGTGAACTCACTCTACCTCGTAACTCACTTGAGCAAGTGTGGGTTACCGTTCGCCTATCATCTTGCACGATATTCATCGGGACTGTTTACATTCCTCCTAATCGAGCTAACGACACAGATACTCTTACATCTGTGATTGAAAGTGTAAGTGCAATAGTAAACCATGCAAAAACTAATGatctaatatttttgtttggagattttaatttttcggcAGTATCGTGGTCACTAGCACAACAAACATTTGGTCACTCATCATCGTTCGCGCACTATGTGGCAAATTCATCATCTTCGGTCAGATCCcggtttttggatgaaattaacGCTAGCGATCTTTATCAAATAAGCTGTATCAAAAACTCGCTTAACCGGCAGCTCGACTTAGTATTCGCAAATTTTATTGCCGCAACTTACTGCATCGATTTGCACCCCTGCCCAACACCACTAGTCTCTCCTGACCTGTACCATCCAGCCATCGATTTAACGGTTCGAATTCCAAGCACAATGCCTAATCCTACACTGACGCAAGCAAGTAGACCTAGGATGAATTTTTATAAAACCAATTTTACTCAGCTTGATGAGCTCATAACTAATTTTAATAGCCAGTTCAGAATTAGCCAGTTTAATTCTGTTGATGAAGCTTTATCGATATTTATACGCTTTCTTTTATCCTCGTTTGATTCGTGTGTACCAATTATCACACCAAAGAGCGGCCCTGCTTGGTCTGACCGCCAcctaaaaaaacttaaaagagCTAAGGAagctgcattaaaaaaatatacgaagTACCGATCACCTGTTAACAAAAGCATATTAAATGAAACAACTCGCTTGTACCGTAGTTACAATAAAATACGCTACGGTGGCTACTTGTCTCGGTTGGAGAAGAATTTTATCAAAAGGCCCAAAGCTCTCTGGAGTTTTCGTAAGAAACACAATAGTACAAATGTGACACCTAAATCGATTTACCACAATGACCGAGCTGGTTCAACTGCTTCAGATATGTGTGATATATTTGCGTGTAGATTCGAGGAGGCATACACAATCTCAACTACTGACGACAATATTATCACCAACGCTTTAATTAATACTCCTAATGATGTCATCGACCTTAATTTAACTAATATATCGCAAGAATCTGTTCTAAATGTGCTCAAAGCAGTCAAGCCCAAAGCTAGTCCCGGCCCAGATGGTATTCCTGCCATCATTCTCAGCCGATGCTGTGAGTCCATTGCGCCGATCTTCAccaaaatttttaatttttcgctGCAACAAGGAGAATTCCCCTCTATTTGGAAGAGTTCATGGATAGTccccatatttaaaaaaggtgaCAAGGAAGATGCAGCCAACTATAGAGGCATAACATCACTCAGTGCTGGAGCCAAAGTTTTTGAGAAAGTGATCCAAACAAGTTTACTCACGGCTTCATATCACTATATTAGCCCTCAACAACACGGTTTCGTTCCAAAGCGGTCGACGATTACTAACCTTGTTGACTTTACATCACAATGTCTCCGTAACATGGATAGCAGGATTCAAACAGATGCAGTTTATATGGATTTAAAGGCTGCTTTTGATAGCATCGATCACAACATCCTTTTAGCCAAGATGAACAAGTTGGGACTTGGGCGAAATTTAATATGCTGGTTAGAATCGTACCTTGTCAATCGATCGTATGCTGTATCTTTCTCACGGTGCCATTCAAGGTCTTTCATTGCATCATCTGGTGTGCCACAAGGTAGCAACCTGGGTCCACTACTGTTTGTACTGTTCATCAACGACCTATCGTATGTAGTACCAGCAGCGAATCATTTAATGTATGCAGATGACATTAAAATCTACATGAcgataaaaaatgacacagaCCACTCCGAGCTACAACAATACCTTCTCGATTTTCACCAATGGTGCAATCGAAACCGCCTGAGCCTCTGCATTGAAAAATGCCGAGTCATTTCATTCACACGCGCACGAGAAATTAAGAATACCAGCTACACAGTTAACGGTTTACCAATAGAACGCACTAATACTATGAAGGATCTCGGAGTCATACTTGATTCAAAGCTGTCATTTGACCAGCAAACAGAGGAGGTGATTACCCGAGGTAATCAATTGCTTGGCATGTTGTTTCGGATAACAAGAGATTTCAAAGACCCAGTCTGCATCAAAGCGTTATACTGTGGTATTATCCGCCCGGTACTCGAATACGCCTGTGTCGTCTGGAAGCCCTCAACCCAAAGACTTTCTGAGAGAATGGAATCGATACAGCGTCGCTTATCCCgatacgcaacacgcttgTTACCTTGGCCACCTGGCAGTCAGTTACCACCTTATGAATCGCGACTTCTGCTCCTCGGACTGCAACCGCTCCACATCCGACGCCGTACCGCACAACAACTATTTGTGGCTGGTTTACTGCAAAATAACATCGACTGTCCTTCCCTACTCCAGCAGTTAAacttttacgcgcctgctgttcAGCTTCGCTCTCGTCCGTTACTTGCCCTGAACCGTAGTCGAACTGGATATGGATCTAGAGACCCCCTCAACTCCATGATTAGGGTGTTTAACGAAGTTcgtcatttgtttgattttggaacGTCAGTGCAATCCTTTAAAAACTGCCTTAGAAGCGAATTATTAAGATGATCTTACTACTTATTTTAATCTAATattagacttaagaacattcacacggatccattgttatccattgaacgagtaataaacaaattaaacaaattaaacaaatatatatatatatatatatatatatatatatatatatatatatatatatatatatatatatatatatatatatatatatatatatatatatatacatatatatatatatatatatatatatatatatatatatatatatatatatatatatatatatatatatatatatatatatatatgtacatatgtatatatatatatatttgtttatttatttatttctatatttatattcatatatgtatgtgtaattatatatgtatttatatatgttttttAAGCAAACTTAGATGTTTCTATTAAACAAAACTTATcttgaagaattgaaaaagGAACAGAGTATATTGTCTGTTTTACTTAATTACATTCGTATTGggatcacacaaaaaaatatcaaataattacacaCGTGCATGAACATGCTTACTAGTTAGGTTATCGTTGTacataaatgtaataaaatacattttaatcattATTAAGTTTATAATTATCtttctgattatttaaaaaaaaacactgatgtttgttttaatttaaaccgctttgaaaatagcaatacaggcggtccccgagatacacggtacctcttatatgcggattcggagatacgcggttttctaaatttgacaattctttgagcaaattgtactgatttgacacatcaatttaaaattgccaaataatttccgttttgatcgaatgttaaaaactatatcaaaaggtttaaaacagttatattcagtaagaatcatatcaactaattcataaagtaactataacctccccctacttgcaaaattacacgaacattactaatattttagctggaaatcacgagattcgacttacgcggaaattcgagatacgcggtattttgcggccgttttcggtccccattaaccgtgtatctcggggaccgcctgtatatatGATACAATTAGAACTCGCTAATTGCATTTATATCATATGTCTACAAAAAAttagattttgtttattaaaaagaCATTTTTTATGCAACACGACTAATGTCTGCgtattttttcatgtttattattttatacaatGTGGATTAACTGACTTTTTCTCATATTTATATGAACAACTCggattttttgtattcaattgaaaaagcaGTCTTGCAATTGGCGAGGTTTGAATGTATTTCACTTCGTTACATGACAGCTCGCATATTTGTCAAGTTAGAACCGTAAACAAACACGGGCAACCGCCCGTAAAGATTGTGAGCAGAATAATCGtgaaattttatgtgaaaACTCGGGAAAAGGTAAGTGTTCTGTGCATATTTCAGTAAATAAACTATCTTTTAATGCTTGAACACATTATTCCACaggaaaaacataatttcatCCCGAAATTTGGCAACATTCGTCCGAGTATGGTTgagcagctgtgtgtgtgtgtgtgtgtatgcagaCGGAATACGACGCCGGTaagatgaaatgttttactttttaaatCACAATGAATTGCAAAAATAATGCAGATTTAATGATATTGATCTTTGTTACAGTTTCTACATCAATCACTAAAGCCGGCTGTGATCGTGATCGGCACATTCTCAACTGGACCAACACACCGGTCGTTGTGTAT
Proteins encoded:
- the LOC133392786 gene encoding uncharacterized protein K02A2.6-like, producing the protein MSQEDLRNAIVQLTNLVAKQQQQIENLANRTFSTAASGSEKTIESLANGIQDFLYDPDAGVFFDAWYARYEDVFIQDGHSLDDAARVRLLLRKLSTPLHDKYVNTILPKHPRDFSLDETVTKLKKLFGRQKSVFHSRYQCLQYAKSDADDFTSYAAMSRYPKVPKVDAELERLETNGIISPVQFSDWAAPIVVVRKSDNVSVRVCGDYSTGLNNALECDRHPLPHPDDLFAELAGARYFTHLDLSDAYLQVEVEVESRKLLTVNTHRGLFQYNRLPPGVKSAPGAFQRIIDSMVAGISGVKPYLDDIFIAGRTKEEHDRILYAVLERVREYGFHLRLEKCRFALPQIGFLGLIVDKDGIRPDPSKTEAIAKMPPPKDVKQLRSYLGAINYYGRFVPQMKHLRAPLDDLLKKDARWNWTKECQKSFEQFKTILLSDLLLTHYDPSKEIIVAADASKYGLGAVVMHRFPTGEVKAIAHASRSLTAAEMNYGQVEKEALALIFAVTRFHKMLYGRHFTLETDHQPLLKVFGSKKGIPVYTANRLQRWALTLLLYDFGIKHISTMNFGYADFLSRLMSSQRRPDEDYVIAAVYVESEAKAILEDSINNLPVTHQMIVAETRKDAVLQQVISYINEGWPASVKLITMTT
- the LOC133393609 gene encoding uncharacterized protein K02A2.6-like, giving the protein MVAGISGVKPYLDDIFIAGRTKEEHDRILYAVLERVREYGFHLRLEKCRFALPQIGFLGLIVDKDGIRPDPSKTEAIAKMPPPKDVKQLRSYLGAINYYGRFVPQMKHLRAPLDDLLKKDARWNWTKECQKSFEQFKTILLSDLLLTHYDPSKEIIVAADASKYGLGAVVMHRFPTGEVKAIAHASRSLTAAEMNYGQVEKEALALIFAVTRFHKMLYGRHFTLETDHQPLLKVFGSKKGIPVYTANRLQRWALTLLLYDFEIKHISTMNFGYADFLSRLMSSQRRPDEDYVIAAVYVESEAKAILEDSINNLPVTHQMIVAETRKDAVLQQVISYINEGWPASVKLITDPDVKKFFVRREGLQVVDNCVMFGDRIVVPSKFRKRIVRQLHRGHPGMELWMKSLARSYIYWPNVDDDVAQFVRQCDACAEAAKAPMKATLESWPLPDRPWQRVHVDFAGPIDGHHYFVIVDAYSKWPEIFRTRSITTTTTLDLLRETFSRYGNPDTLVSDNGTQFTSGQFQQFCSENGINHIRTAPYHPQSNGQAERFVDSLKRGLKKLGKGESPSLQHLQTFLSVYRSTPNRNTPKGTSPAEAFLKRTMRTTLDLLRKPYPPTAAVNHKQKEQFNKRHGAVKRSFVENDLVYVEQHVHNKKSWVPGRVIEPKGSVHYVVSLDLHGRQKLVRSHVNQMRSRYGSETPGQEQQQLPWEVLLEEVGTTAPVKPAGNHVAINLNSTVPADIPVFENPSTDFNPPTTNEQPSASASESIASESVIAESIASESVASKSIGSLLRRSVRTPRIPQWLSSYDLY